Proteins encoded by one window of Rutidosis leptorrhynchoides isolate AG116_Rl617_1_P2 chromosome 7, CSIRO_AGI_Rlap_v1, whole genome shotgun sequence:
- the LOC139859501 gene encoding uncharacterized protein, whose product MSPNSADCWNWAPGSKGCFTTKRLNELLESKVLQCQDAVLGTIRNNLVPKNIELFVWRARKGRLPTLPELDKRGIDLNSARCPICDDDIESLDHSLLSCKFAWGIWEKILEWLKARNIYTNNIRDLFDVESGGNFSDVAKSNWQGIIWTSGYLILKNRNDKVFKNKCWNVPVAVSEIQVKSYDWIAKRCKVKNLEWHNWLHNPSIYFS is encoded by the coding sequence ATGAGCCCAAATTCAGCCGACTGCTGGAATTGGGCTCCGGGTTCGAAGGGTTGTTTTACAACAAAACGCTTGAATGAATTGCTAGAATCGAAAGTGTTACAATGTCAGGATGCGGTTTTAGGTACTATTCGAAACAATTTAGTGCCAAAAAATATTGAGTTATTTGTGTGGCGAGCTAGAAAAGGTAGGCTCCCAACGCTTCCCGAACTTGACAAAAGAGGGATTGATTTGAACTCGGCGCGTTGTCCAATTTGTGATGATGATATCGAATCTTTGGATCATTCCCTTCTTTCTTGCAAGTTTGCGTGGGGCATTTGGGAGAAAATCTTGGAATGGTTGAAGGCAAGGAATATTTATACCAACAACATTCGGGATCTATTCGATGTGGAGTCGGGTGGAAACTTTTCGGACGTGGCAAAAAGCAATTGGCAAGGGATAATTTGGACGAGCGGGTATCTAATATTGAAGAATCGAAACGACAAAGTGTTTAAAAACAAGTGTTGGAATGTTCCGGTTGCGGTTAGTGAGATACAAGTCAAAAGTTATGATTGGATCGCGAAGAGATGCAAAGTGAAGAATTTAGAGTGGCATAATTGGTTGCATAATCCGTCAATTTATTTTTCTTAG
- the LOC139859500 gene encoding uncharacterized protein, with amino-acid sequence MGDSSQTQSLQITELTNQLARLLQTNLESQSQRLSDSLKINVSLNNSNFSLWSRMIKVAIGGKSDALLNHLTEDPSDSKNHKWIQEDLVVFSWLIQNIEPQIASNLTQFPTAKALWNALVTTYSSGKDKLQTFDLHVRTNNIKQEGKSVEELWLKLQGIWGEIEMRDPNPMEHPNDIVKYNNIRFEQKLFQFLNALDQKHDNIKRELLRIEPLPSVEGAYAAIRKENAHQTIFGTKTDIPTNSGIVSGLVAPASKSKEPDGHGLVSRNQRRSDYSSSSRDKDNLKCSECGLKRHTKEQCFKVIGYPEWWNDGHKKGKAAIVTPVAATRGNQQVNNSGTTTKAGF; translated from the coding sequence ATGGGTGACAGCAGCCAAACTCAAAGCCTTCAAATCACTGAATTAACCAACCAATTGGCTAGGTTACTTCAAACAAACCTTGAATCCCAATCACAAAGGCTCTCTGATTCATTAAAAATCAATGTGAGCCTCAACAATTCGAATTTTTCCCTCTGGTCGAGAATGATCAAGGTTGCAATAGGAGGTAAATCAGATGCCCTCCTTAATCATTTGACAGAGGATCCATCAGACAGCAAAAACCATAAATGGATTCAAGAAGACCTGGTTGTTTTTTCCTGGCTTATTCAAAATATTGAGCCACAAATTGCAAGCAACTTGACTCAATTTCCAACAGCAAAAGCCCTCTGGAATGCTCTTGTTACAACATATAGCTCAGGGAAAGATAAGCTGCAAACATTTGACCTTCATGTAAGAACAAATAACATCAAACAAGAAGGTAAGTCAGTAGAAGAATTATGGCTTAAATTGCAGGGCATATGGGGTGAAATTGAAATGAGGGATCCAAATCCCATGGAACACCCAAATGATATTGTTAAATATAACAATATTCGTTTTGAACAGAAGCTATTTCAATTTTTAAACGCATTAGATCAAAAACATGATAACATTAAACGGGAACTACTCAGAATCGAACCCTTACCATCGGTTGAAGGAGCATATGCTGCTATTCGTAAAGAAAATGCCCACCAAACCATATTTGGTACTAAAACCGACATCCCTACCAACTCCGGCATCGTTTCTGGCCTTGTTGCTCCAGCATCGAAATCAAAGGAACCCGATGGTCATGGCCTTGTTTCTAGAAATCAACGCCGGTCTGACTATTCGTCATCATCCCGGGATAAAGACAATCTGAAATGCAGCGAATGTGGCTTGAAAAGGCACACAAAAGAGCAGTGCTTCAAGGTCATAGGATACCCCGAGTGGTGGAATGACGGACATAAAAAGGGCAAAGCTGCAATTGTAACACCAGTGGCGGCAACCAGAGGTAACCAGCAGGTCAACAACTCCGGCACCACCACCAAAGCAGGGTTTTGA